The DNA window CAGGACCCGCGCCTCGCTCAGGGTGAATGGGCTCTTGTCGAGCTTGGGCTGCAGCAGGCCCAGCTTCAGCGTATAGGTGCGGTTGAAGGCCCGCAGTGCGGCAATGTCCTGTTCGCGTTGCGTTATCATCTCGGGCATCCATTGTTGACTCAATCAACATACGCAATGTTGATTGAGTCAACAACAGGAAAATTCCGAACTCTCGCGCATAGTCATGCGCAAGGCCGATCAAGGGCCCTATCTTCCGTTCATCTGACTCGGAAGCGGGCAGCGTCCTGCCGGGAACACGGGCCGTCCGGCGCTTCCGGTTCCCGAAAGGACAGCCCCTCAGTCGAGCAGGCCGGTCGCGCGATAGACCTCGACCGCAGCGTCAAACGCCTTGACGTCGCCGCCCAGCCCGCGCGCCACAAGCTGCGCGCCCTCCATGGCGGAGTAGATCGCCATGGCGCGCGCATCCAGCGCTTCGGCCGACAGGCGGCGGTGCTTCTTGGCCAGCACGACGCGCAGGAAGTTCCTGTGCGCCTGCCCGAACTCCTGCAGACGCTTGCGGGCGGGTTCGGGGAGAGCGCTGATCTCGGCGGACATCATGCCGCCCAGGCACATGCGGTTGCCGCCATCGAAGGCGCCGCGGAACAGGGCGACATAGCCCGCGATCGCCTCCTCGAACGACTGTTCGGCAAGCGGGGCCATCCGCGCGCTGAAATCGTCGGAAAAGCGGCAGACCAGTGCCTCGGCCAGATCGCCCTTGGTGGGGAAATGGTGGTGGACGCTCGCGCTCTTGATGCCGACGGCAGTGGCCAGATCGCGAAAGCTCAGGGCGTTGTAGCCATCGCTCTGCACCGTCAGACGGGCAGCGGACATGATGGCTTCGCGCGTGTCGATTTTGGGTGCGGTGCTCATGGGCGCGTTGGTATCACCGATCTACTGATAGATCAATATACATTCATCAGCCTGTTTTCGGGGAGTGATCGGGGCGTATGGAAATTTTCAACCTATCAGTAGATAGTCGTTGACAGACTCGCAGAGCAGCCATACATCACCATCAACCTATCGGTCGATAGGCAAGGATAACCCACCACGGAGACCCCGGATGCCCCAGAGCGAGCAAGCCACACGTTTCGCCCAACTCCACCAGCCCGGCCATCCGGTCAGCCTCTACAATGTATGGGATGCCGGCAGTGCCCGCGCGCTTGCCGGGGCGGGGGCTCAGGCCATCGCGACCAGCAGTTGGGCGGTTGCGGCGGCGCAAGGCTATCGCGACGGGGAAGATTTACCGATCGACCGCCTGCTGGACGTCGCGGGGCGCATCGCCGCTTCGGTCGATCTTCCGGTCTCTGTCGATTTCGAGGGCGGTTATGCCGAAGGCGAGGATGAGCTTGCCCGCAACGTCACCCGCCTGCTGGCGCTGGGCGCCATCGGCATCAATTTCGAGGATCGGGTGGTGCAGGGCCAGGGCCTCTACAGCGTCGATCAGCAGGCGCGCCGCATCGGCGCCTTGCGCCGCGCGGCCGAAAAGCATGGTACGCTGCTTTTCATCAATGCCCGCACCGACCTGTTCCTTGGCCAGACGGGCGACCCAGCCCTGTCGATCGATGCCGCGCTGGAGCGGGCACGCGCTTATGCCAATGCGGGCGCTTCGGGCTTTTTCGTGCCCGGCCTGATCGACGAGGTGCTGATCGCGCGGATCTGCGCAGGCTCTCCCCTGCCCGTCAATGTGATGATGATGGCGGGCGCGCGCTCCCCCGACCGTCTGGCGGAACTGGGCGTCGCGCGCATCAGCTATGGCGCCACGCCCTACATCGAGGCGATGAAGGCGCTGGAGCAGCAGGCCATCGCCACCACAGCCTCCTTCCTGCGGTAAAGGACCAACCCCATGGCCTATCTCGACCTTGCTGTTCATGAGACCAGCGGCTTTACCCATCCCTCGACCCTGCCCGCCCCTGCGCCATGCCTGCTCAGCGAGATCGAGCGCAAGGCGGTGCTGCTGGCGCGGATCGATCCGATCTCCAGCGTGGCCGACAGCAGCTTTCGCCGGACATTGCGCGACCTGCTGCTCGGCTCCGAGCGGATCAATCCGCTGGCCGATCCACGTCTGGAAGCGCTGCGCTGCTTTGCCGTGGCGGTGGCGCATCGCAGGGACGAGATGGCCGACAGGGAAGAAGCGCGGCTGATCGCCCTGAACTTCACCCCCGGCCAGATCAGCGATGCCCGCGCGCTGGCCCTCTCCTGCCGCCCCGCCCTGTCCTGACCCCGACAGACGCAGGCCCGAGAAAGGAGGCAACAATCCCACCCCTGCCCAACCGATTGCCCCCAAACCCCACAGGCTGATCCGGCCTGCCCCTCCCCTCCACATTGTGCTGCCCCCCGTTTCCCCGCGCTTTTGCGGCAGGGAGGGGCTGCGCCATCTCCATCCCGCCCGAAAGGAATGATCATGTCGAAAACCATCCTCGTCACCGGAACCTCGAACGGCTTCGGCGCCGATATCGTCACCACGCTGGCCGCCGCCGGCCACCGCGTTTTCGCCACCATGCGCGAGATGAACGGACGCCACCGCGCCGCCGCCGAAGCCTTGCGCGCCAAGGGCATCCATACGCTGGAGCTGGACGTCACCGACAATGCCAGCGTCGATGCGGCCTTTGCCGAACTGCTTGAGGAGACCGGAGGCACGCTCGACGTGCTGGTCAACAACGCCGGGCTGGCGGCGGGGGGCATCTCCGAGACCTTCACCCCCGAACAGTTGCGCGACATGTTCGAGGTCAATGTCTTTGGCGTCCAGCGTGTGCTGCGCGCCGCGCTGCCCGCGATGCATGCGCAAAAGTCGGGTCTGGTGATCAACATCGGCTCGATTGTCGGGCGGGTCACGATTCCCTTCTTCGGCCTTTATGGTGCCACCAAACATGCCGTCGAGGCGCTGACCGACACCTATCGCTATGAGCTGTCGCAACTGGGGATCGATGTCGTGCTGATCCAGCCGGGGCCCTATCCCACCGCGCTCTACACCTCGATCCAGCAGCCTTCCGATGGGGCTCGCGCGGCGGCCTATGGCGATGTCGCGCCCCTGGCCGAGCGGGTCGGAGCCATCGTGCAGGATGTGTTCGCCAGCGCGGATGCCCCCGATCCGCATGATATCGCCGCCGAGATCGTCTCGCTGATCGACACGCCCGCCGGGCAGCGCCCGGCCCGCGTGGTCAAGGGTCTGGGCTTTGGCGCCGATGGGGCGAATGCCGCCATCGCGCCCTTTCAGGATCAGCTAATCAGCGGTCTGGGCTTCGAGGCGTTGAAGCACCTCAAGACCAGCTAAGTCGAGGGTACTCATGCAGGCGGGCTTTCCGGTCAACGGAGAGCCCGCCATGTCATGGCGCCGTGAAGACTGTCAGGATTGCATCTTCACCATCGGCTGGAAGGTGGCCTTCGCGCGATCAAAACGCTCGCGCATGTCTTTGAGAACATCGGGATGCAGGGCGGCAAGGTTGTAACTCTCGCCGATATCGTTCTGGACATCGTACAGCTCATCATAACCGAAGAGCGGATAGGGGGCGAGGCGGATGTATTTCCACTTTTGCGTGCGGATGCCGACCACCTCAGGCCCCTGAAACAACACAACTTCGCGATCCAGCGCCGTACCGTTCCGCAAGGTGGCGGTGATGTCGATCCCGTCCAGCGTCACCCCAGCGGGAGGCGCCACCCCGGCCAGCTTGCAGAAGGTCGGCAGCAGGTCGATGCCCGAACAGAGCGCATCATAATGCGCGCCCGCGTGAATCCAGCCCGGACGCCAGGCGATCATCGGCACGCGATAGCCGCCATCATAGGCCGCGCCGCCCTTGCGGTCGCGCAGCGGCCCGACAGAGCCCCAGTACCACGGCCCATTGTCCGAGGTGAAGAGCACCAGCGTGTCCTGCTCCAGCCCCAGCCGCCGCACCGTGTCGAGCAGCTTGCCGACGATGGAATCGATCTCCTCGACCGTATCGCCATAGGGCCCGACCTTGCTGCGGCCCTTGAAGTCCTTCGAGGGGATTTCCGGCAGATGCGGCGTGGTCAGCGCCAGTTCCAGATAGAAGGGGCGATCCTTGTTGGCCTCGATAAAGCCCGCCGCCTGATCGTAGAGTTTTTCCTCCAGCGAGGAGGTGTAATTGGCCACATCGTCCACGCCCGGCTTGACCTTGAACGCGCCGGGATAGGCGAAATCGACCGGCTCCTGCTTCACCTCGGCCACACCGGCCTTGGCATCGAAGATGGCCAGCGGCACCATATCGTGGCTGTAGGGGATGCCGTAAAAGCGGTCGAAACCGTAATTCGTCGGCGGCCAATAGTCGCCGGTGTGGCCCAGATGCCATTTGCCGAACAGCGCCGAGGCATAGCCCGCCGGCTTG is part of the Novosphingobium sp. genome and encodes:
- a CDS encoding TetR/AcrR family transcriptional regulator; the encoded protein is MSTAPKIDTREAIMSAARLTVQSDGYNALSFRDLATAVGIKSASVHHHFPTKGDLAEALVCRFSDDFSARMAPLAEQSFEEAIAGYVALFRGAFDGGNRMCLGGMMSAEISALPEPARKRLQEFGQAHRNFLRVVLAKKHRRLSAEALDARAMAIYSAMEGAQLVARGLGGDVKAFDAAVEVYRATGLLD
- a CDS encoding sulfatase-like hydrolase/transferase is translated as MATNATSLSRRSLLGGAAGLALMASTGGLAAIARAGKKPNFIVILCDDLGYGDTGPFGNTRVRTPNLDRMAREGAVLSSYYAPANLCTPSRAGLLTGRYPVRTGLARAVIQAAEKRGLPRSEVTIAQALKPAGYASALFGKWHLGHTGDYWPPTNYGFDRFYGIPYSHDMVPLAIFDAKAGVAEVKQEPVDFAYPGAFKVKPGVDDVANYTSSLEEKLYDQAAGFIEANKDRPFYLELALTTPHLPEIPSKDFKGRSKVGPYGDTVEEIDSIVGKLLDTVRRLGLEQDTLVLFTSDNGPWYWGSVGPLRDRKGGAAYDGGYRVPMIAWRPGWIHAGAHYDALCSGIDLLPTFCKLAGVAPPAGVTLDGIDITATLRNGTALDREVVLFQGPEVVGIRTQKWKYIRLAPYPLFGYDELYDVQNDIGESYNLAALHPDVLKDMRERFDRAKATFQPMVKMQS
- a CDS encoding SDR family oxidoreductase, coding for MSKTILVTGTSNGFGADIVTTLAAAGHRVFATMREMNGRHRAAAEALRAKGIHTLELDVTDNASVDAAFAELLEETGGTLDVLVNNAGLAAGGISETFTPEQLRDMFEVNVFGVQRVLRAALPAMHAQKSGLVINIGSIVGRVTIPFFGLYGATKHAVEALTDTYRYELSQLGIDVVLIQPGPYPTALYTSIQQPSDGARAAAYGDVAPLAERVGAIVQDVFASADAPDPHDIAAEIVSLIDTPAGQRPARVVKGLGFGADGANAAIAPFQDQLISGLGFEALKHLKTS
- a CDS encoding isocitrate lyase/phosphoenolpyruvate mutase family protein, whose translation is MPQSEQATRFAQLHQPGHPVSLYNVWDAGSARALAGAGAQAIATSSWAVAAAQGYRDGEDLPIDRLLDVAGRIAASVDLPVSVDFEGGYAEGEDELARNVTRLLALGAIGINFEDRVVQGQGLYSVDQQARRIGALRRAAEKHGTLLFINARTDLFLGQTGDPALSIDAALERARAYANAGASGFFVPGLIDEVLIARICAGSPLPVNVMMMAGARSPDRLAELGVARISYGATPYIEAMKALEQQAIATTASFLR